A segment of the bacterium genome:
TTCCTCCTACCGCTACACCGATGCATCGGTGACCAACGGCACGGTCTATCATTACAGCCTCGTGGCCATCAGCGCCAGCGGCGACCGTCAGGTTCTGGGTAACGTATCGGTGACCCCGTCCTTCAATGCGGCGACGGTGACAGAGTATGCCTTGCACCAGAACTACCCGAATCCGTTCAACCCGACGACGAGCATTGCTCTGGATCTGGTGGACAACGGTTTTGTGAGCCTGAAGGTGTACAACCTGATGGGCCAGGAAGTCGCCAGCTTGGTGAATGGCAATCTGTCTTCGGGTCGTCACATCGTGAGCTTCGATGCGGCCAGCCTGTCTTCGGGCGTGTACCTGTACCGCCTGAATGTCAACGGCTTCGTCGCCGAGAAGAAAATGTTGCTGATGAAATAACCGCCCAAGGCGGTTGTCGGAGGGGCGGATCTTAGATCCGCCCGCTGAACAAGAACCGAAACACAAGACAGGGCGATCCGCGAGGGTCGCCCTGTCTCTTTGGGCCTACGTCGTAGGACCGCGCGGCCTCCATGCAGAACCCCTACGCCGCCGAGCAGGCGGCCCCGCGTCAAAGGCTCAGCCCTTGCCTGTGCGCCTCCGGGTATAGGATTCCTGACCCTAAATACCTCATCCAGTTGGTGTAAGCCATGTGATAGATGAACTTAAAATAGTTAATCTTTCCGATTGTTGTCGATTGTTTGCCTTGAAGTATCGCGATGCGGTTAGTATATTAAACCTGTTTAGCAAAGTTGCTCTTAAGGTCTTGTTACGCCCCATATGGGACACAAAATTTGATAAGAGGATGAGAATGAAGAAACTTCTGGCGGTTTGTATCCTGTTGGCGTTGGCAGCCTGCCTCGCCTATGCAGGTCATGTTGAATCCACGGTTCCGGTTAGCGCGAAGGCTCCCGCTAATCACCTCCAGGACGCAAACTTGTTGGCGGCAAAGGCCGCCTATTCCCGCTGGCTCGAGACCGGTCAAGCCACTGCGGCCGACAAGGAGTTGATGGATCGGTATATCTTCTCAACGGCAGCCCGCGCCAACGGTCTCGATGCCAATGGTGGCCCGGATGGCTTTGGCTACCGCTATGCCGACAATCAGGCTCCCGATACGTCCACGTTCGGCTGGATCGAGCTGTCTGGCGATCCGAGCGCCACGCAGGTGACTTCTCTGACCTCAGGCACCACCGATGACGGCTACTTCACCATTCCCGCTATCGGTTTCAGTTTTCCGATTTACGACGGTGCCTTCAGCAGCGTCAGCATGTGTACCAACGGCTTCCTCGATTTCGGTGCCACCAGCACATCCTATGCGAACTCCTGCCTGCCCACGTCGAACTTCGGAATAGGCAAAGTCATTATGCCCTACTGGGATGACCAGGTCATTTCCCTTTCCGGCTTGGGCGGCATGTGGTACAAGAACTTCGGCCCCTACTTTGTTGCCGAATGGGACAATGTGAGCAGCTATAGCGGCGAAGGCGCTGCCAGCTATGAAGTCATCCTGTGGCCGGATGGCAAATTCAAGGTGCAGTACAACTACTTCGGCGGGACTCACGGATCCGCCACGGTGGGTATGCAAGACGGCACACTCGCCAATTTCCTCCAGTATTCGTGCAATACCGGTTCGTCGCTGGCCGCGGGTCGCTCCATCACCTTTGTCCCGCCGTCTCAGTCCACCACCGGACGTTGCTGCTATGATGCGGGTAACGGCCCCCTGCATCCCGGTTGCGCGATCAATACGTTGCCGGACTGCGCCGCGTTGAATGGCACCTGGGTTGCCGGCATTGAGAGCTGCGATGCTTCTCCCTGCCCGGTTCCGACCGCCGGCGAGTTCTGCGCCGTCGCGCTCCCCCTCCTGCTGGATACTCCTTATAGCGGCACGACTGTCGGCTTCATCAATAACTATGACTATCTGGGCAGCTTCGGCGCTCCGGATGTGGTGTACAGCTATACCGCGCCGACGGACCAGCAGGTGACGTTCTCCCTGTGCGGTTCCAGCTTCGATACCTATCTCTACGTGTATGCCGACAATTGCACCGGCACCCCCATCGCCTACAGCGATGATGATTACACCCATTGCCAGAGTTCATCCTCCTACATCGGCTGCCTGCAGTTGACCGGTGGTCACACCTATTACATCGTGGTCGACGGCTACAGCTCCAACGTCGGCGCTTACAACCTCATCGCCACGGCCTGTGTGCAGTATCCCGTTCCGCCGAACAATGACTGCGCCAATGCGGCGGCCATTACCGTCAACGGCGACGTCGTTTGCGCCACGACTCTGGGTGCGACCAATGACTGCGCGACGATTGGCATGCCCGAAGTGTGGTATATGTTCACCACCGATGCCTGCATGGACCTGCGGGTTTCCTACTGCGGCACGTCCGACGCCCCGTCGCTCGCCAGCGTCCTCATGACCAGTTGCTGCGAGGGCACGATCTACAACACGTCCGTTGAATACACGACCTGCGCCGATGGCAAGGTCACGATCCATTTCGGTCACCTCGCCGCGGGCACCTATTATCTGCCTGTGGGACTGAGTATTGCCGGTGACTTCTGTGTCAGCGTGGCCGGCGAAGCCTGCCCGCCGCCCTTCCAGTGCCATGCTTCCGATCCGCAGGATGGCCGCGTCTGCAACATGACCGGCGGCCCGATCAATGACACGTCGGAAAACTCCTTCCCGATCGTCGTCCCGGCCGAGTATCACATCACGGATGTCAATCTTTCGATTACCCTGACGCATACCTATGACGGTGACCTTCATATCTGGCTCGAGTCGCCTTTGGGTACGGCCGTTGTGTTGAGCAACCGCCGCGGCAGCAGCGGTGACAACTTCACCTGCACCACCTTTGACGATCAGGCGACCACGGCGATCAGTGCCGGTGTTGCCCCCTTTGAAGGCAGCTTTATCCCCGATGCTCCGCTGGCCGCCTTCAACGGCGAAAATGCCGCCGGCACGTGGATCTGCCACGTTGACGATCAGGCTGGTGGTGACTTCGGTGCCGTCGAGTGGGTCTGCCTGACCTTCACCTGGGACCAGATCCTCGCCGTCGAACTGGCCAACTTTGCGGCCGTCGCCGGTGACAACAGTGTCTCCATGAGCTGGTCGACCGCTTCCGAATCCGACAACGACCATTTCGAACTGGTTCGTGACGGTCAGGTTGTGGCTCGCGTGGCAGCCACCAATAACGCCGCGGGTTCTCATTACACGTGGACTGACAACAGCGCGGTTAACGGTACCCTCTATCACTACAGCCTCGTGGCGGTAGATGCCAACGGTGCCCGCACCGAACTGCGTACGGCCAGCG
Coding sequences within it:
- a CDS encoding T9SS type A sorting domain-containing protein, whose amino-acid sequence is SSYRYTDASVTNGTVYHYSLVAISASGDRQVLGNVSVTPSFNAATVTEYALHQNYPNPFNPTTSIALDLVDNGFVSLKVYNLMGQEVASLVNGNLSSGRHIVSFDAASLSSGVYLYRLNVNGFVAEKKMLLMK
- a CDS encoding proprotein convertase P-domain-containing protein, with product MKKLLAVCILLALAACLAYAGHVESTVPVSAKAPANHLQDANLLAAKAAYSRWLETGQATAADKELMDRYIFSTAARANGLDANGGPDGFGYRYADNQAPDTSTFGWIELSGDPSATQVTSLTSGTTDDGYFTIPAIGFSFPIYDGAFSSVSMCTNGFLDFGATSTSYANSCLPTSNFGIGKVIMPYWDDQVISLSGLGGMWYKNFGPYFVAEWDNVSSYSGEGAASYEVILWPDGKFKVQYNYFGGTHGSATVGMQDGTLANFLQYSCNTGSSLAAGRSITFVPPSQSTTGRCCYDAGNGPLHPGCAINTLPDCAALNGTWVAGIESCDASPCPVPTAGEFCAVALPLLLDTPYSGTTVGFINNYDYLGSFGAPDVVYSYTAPTDQQVTFSLCGSSFDTYLYVYADNCTGTPIAYSDDDYTHCQSSSSYIGCLQLTGGHTYYIVVDGYSSNVGAYNLIATACVQYPVPPNNDCANAAAITVNGDVVCATTLGATNDCATIGMPEVWYMFTTDACMDLRVSYCGTSDAPSLASVLMTSCCEGTIYNTSVEYTTCADGKVTIHFGHLAAGTYYLPVGLSIAGDFCVSVAGEACPPPFQCHASDPQDGRVCNMTGGPINDTSENSFPIVVPAEYHITDVNLSITLTHTYDGDLHIWLESPLGTAVVLSNRRGSSGDNFTCTTFDDQATTAISAGVAPFEGSFIPDAPLAAFNGENAAGTWICHVDDQAGGDFGAVEWVCLTFTWDQILAVELANFAAVAGDNSVSMSWSTASESDNDHFELVRDGQVVARVAATNNAAGSHYTWTDNSAVNGTLYHYSLVAVDANGARTELRTASVTPSFGSAAVTEYALHQNYPNPFNPTTSIALDLVDNGFVSLKVYNLMGQEVASLVNGNLSSGRHIVSFDATSLSSGVYLYRLNVNGFVAEKKMLLMK